A part of Colletotrichum higginsianum IMI 349063 chromosome 11, whole genome shotgun sequence genomic DNA contains:
- a CDS encoding Nudix domain-containing protein, which produces MHPSFLSLAACFVLAVGANPVKPGSVDEGGSRSRCGVVAFEGNGKVWMVHSKADGLILPKGGYDSDKDSNMEDCVVREAKEEAGVDVIRSSIVALSVDDGSVHWFKCKVSGHGTRTDASLEGRKPPRALPVADAMTELKKDSKGKKKGMQKALKAATK; this is translated from the exons ATGCATCCATCCTTCCTATCCCTTGCTGCATGCTTCGTCCTCGCGGTTGGAGCAAACCCGGTCAAGCCCGGCTCAG TTGATGAAGGCGGCTCCCGGTCCCGCTGTGGCGTTGTTGCGTTCGAGGGAAACGGCAAAGTATGGATGGTTCATTCTAAGGCCGACGGACTTATACTACCCAAGGGTGGATATGATTCAGACAAAGATTCAAACATGGAAGACTGTGTGGTACGCGAGGCCAAAGAGGAAGCTGGAGTTGACGTCATTAGGAGCTCTATTGTAGCTCTTTCCGTTGACGATGGCTCGGTGCATTGGTTTAAGTGCAAAGTATCTGGCCACGGAACCCGAACCGATGCCTCCCTGGAAGGGCGCAAACCGCCACGCGCACTTCCAGTCGCAGATGCCATGACTGAACTGAAAAAGGATAGtaaggggaagaagaagggtaTGCAAAAAGCGCTTAAAGCTGCAACCAAGTAG